The genomic DNA CGCGGTGGACGGTCCGGTCCTCGATGCGTTCCTCGAAGCGGTCGAGTTCGTCGTAGAGCCGCTCGATTTCCTCGCGAAGCTCCTCGTTCGATGCGTCGTCGTCAGGTCGGTCGCGTGTCATAGTATCTGATCTCGCAGTCACGGCCGACGCGGGTACGGTCGTGTCGGCCGACGGTGCAGGTGGGCGTCCAGCAGCCGGAGCCGCAGCCCCGGCGGCCGCGGTCATCGAATCGGGGTCGGACGGCGGCGACCGGCCGGCGAGGACGGCGTTGAGAACGGCTCCAAGCAGCAACACGAGCGCGCCGAGATACAGGAAGGTGACAAGCAGGAGCACGCCCCCGAGTATCCCGTAGGCGGCGTAGGCGTCTGTCGCGCCGGCGTAGATGCGAAAGCCGGTCTGCAGCGCCGTCCAGCCGATGGCCGCGAAGGCCGCACCGGGGACCGCCTCCGAGAGCGAAACGTCGGTTCCCGGCAGGAAGTAATACAGCGGCAGGAAGGCGACAGTCAACGCCACGAACAGACCGAGCGTACCGACGAGGGCAACGCCCTCGACGGCGGCATCAACGCCGAGAACGGCGATGGCAGCGCCGGCTGCGACGGTCGCGGTGACGCCGAGGCCGACGGCCCCGAGCGTGACGACGGCGTTTCGGATGCCGGAGAGCAACGACTCCGGCCCGGCGGTGCCGTAGACTTCCGAGAAGGCGATATCGAGCCCCCGAAAGAGCTTCAGCCCGGACCACAGGAAGACGGCGAGGCCGAGCAGTGTCGCACCGCCGCGACCAGCGGCACCGGTCAGCGCATCGCCGAGGACATCGCCGGCCTGCTCGCCGAGCGCGTCGCCGACGGCTACCACCAGCGCCTCGATGAGCTGTCCCTCGCCGACGACGGAGGCCGCGACCAGCGCCAAGACGAGAAGCGGAACCAGAGAGACGAGCCCGTAGTAGGCGAGGCTGGCGGCGAGAAACGTGATGCGGTCGGACCGAGCGCCGTCGACGACGCCGCGAGTCACCGCTACCGTCCGGTCGACGTGCCGCTTCACGGTCCGGGCTATGCGTGACCACTACATATAATCGGCGGGACGGGCGGGAAAGGAGGGTTACTCGACCGCGTTTCGAATGTCGGCGACGTCGGCGTCCGTCTTGAACGTCGTGCCGCCGTAGTGGGTCCGGGACGCCTCGTGGCCGGCGGCACGGAGCGCCGCAAGGAAATCGTCCATCGCGATGTTCGGCTCGTTCCACCGCTTGTAGAGCTTGTGCTGGTCGTAGTGGGTCGGTTGGTGGAGTTCGGTGGCGACCGTCGACAGCAGGTCGCGGGCCTTGTCGGCGGTGCCGAAGGAATCGGGGATGGCTCCGGCGACATCGTCGACGAACGCCGCGTCGTGGGCCGGGCCGAGCCACACCGGGCCGGCGGTCCACGTCGACTGCCCGCAGTGCGGACAGGTTGTCGTGGGGTCGGGAACGCGTCCTCGCTCGTGGTCGCGCCAGAGACAGCGCTGGCAGTGGTCGATGTAGCCGAGATGCTCCAGCAGCGCGTCGGCGGCGCGCGCACCGGAGTCGACCCGGAGATAGGTCCGGACGTAGTGGCTCGTGACGTGGCTCAACACCGGCTCGGCAGCGATATCGTGTCGGGCAGCAGTACGGACAAGCGCCGACAGGAGCACTCGCAGCCCCATCTCGGCGTGGAACTCGGTGTTCCGCGGGACGGCATCGTAGCTCCGAACACCGCTCTCGAAGTGGGCACCACACAGCGGCGCGGTGTCGGTCGCGGTGACACAGAGATACTCGCCGGCGCTACGGACGGCCGCATCCGCAAACGCCATCGGCGTGCCGAACGGGTCGAGGTCGACGACATCGTGGGCGGACTCGTGCATGTGGGCGTTGACGTTCCGGTGGTGGACGGTCCCATCGACGCCGTTTCGGTCGAGGTTACGGCGCGTCAGGGCGACAGCGTCGTCGTCGATGTCACAGGCAGTCACGTCATAGCCTGCCGCCGCGGCTCGCACCGACCGGATGCCGCTGGCGGCCATCGCATCGAGATACTCGTCGCAGTCGTCGGAGACAGTCCGGAGCACGGCGGCGGTAATGTCTCGGTTCAGCTCCTGTACCGGGTTGTAGAAGACGCCCTCGCCGGAGCCTTCGCTTGCGCCGTGTCGCTCCTCCGGCACCTCGACGGTAACCGACCCTTCGGAGACCTCCATGTGGGCCTGTCCGGGCCGCCGGGCGAAAAGCGATGTGCTTGGCGGCCGTCGCCGCGACCGAACCTGTTTTGCCGTCCGACGCGGAAGACGGAGCCGTGAACGCGGTCGAAACGTGGGAGCGGACGCTGGAGGCCGACGGCGAACTCACAAGCGACGCCGTCGAACAGATTATCGACACCCACGACGACCGCGGCGTGCGGGCCATCGAGGCAGTCAGCGAAGAACGTGTCAAACAGTACCGTGATTTCACCGTCGTTGTCGGCCACTCGGAGGAGTACGTCATCGAAGACGACGGCTGTAGCTGCGAGGACAGTCGATACAATCTCGACCCGGAGGACCCGACGGCGCTGTGTTGGCACGTCATCGCGGCGAAAATCGCCCGCCGCATCGACGCCGTCGACCACCACGACATGTGGTATTCGGAAGTGCGGGAGTTCCTGTAGCTACTGCGGAACGACAGCGATTTGTCGGCCGCGGTCGATTGCCTGCTCCAGTTCCTCAGCGATTGCCGACCCCCGCGAAACCTGTATCTCGCCGCCGCGGGAGACGGTCGCAGTAAAGAGGTACTCGTCGTCGGCCCGGACCTCAACGGTCTCGCCGTGGTGGTCATCGAGCGGAATGACGACGTGGCGGCTCGTCACCTCGGGGACGACCGTCTCGCCGCCGGCAACACCGGAACCGGACGCGGACGACCCCGAGCCGCTGCGGCCATCCGAGCGGTCGGAGAACGAACGGACGTCGATGTCGATGCCGAGACGGTCTTCTATCTGGCTGATTCGGCCGCCGCCCTTGCCGATGACGTGTGAGATGTCGTCGTCTTCGACCCAGACGACCGCGGTGTTGCCGCCCTTGATTTCGACATCGACGTGGCCGTGGGAGACAGAGCGGATTTCCCGTTCTATCTCCTGTTTTGCGACCCGTTCGACGCCGGTTTCGCCGCCCGACTCGTCTTCGGCCCCCTCCAGCGGCACGGTGACGACCTGCCGGTTGAAGGTGTATATCTCGTAGGCCGGGACGCCGGTCTCGAAGTCCTCGATGACGATAACCGGCCGCGCGAGGTCCTCCTCGACGAGCCCGTGGGGGACCTTGACCTCCGTTTTGACATCGTAGACGGTGTCGACATCGCCGGCCTCGATGTAGACGACGGTGTCGACGACCTGCGGAATCATCCCCAACTCGACGCGGCCGACGAGCCGCTGGAGGGCGTCGATAGCACGGGTGGCGTGTACAACGCCGATCATTCCGACACCGGCCATCCGCATGTCGGCGAACGTCTCGAAGTCGGACGTTTTCCGGACCTCGTCGTAAATCGTGTAGTCCGGCCGAACCATCAAAAGCGAGTCGGCGGTGTTTTCCATCGACCCGCCGAGCTCGGTGTACTGGGTGATTTCGGGGCCGACCTGCAGGTCGCGGGGCTTTTCCATCGTCTTGACCGCGAAGCCGGAGTCATCGAGGAACTCCGCGACAGCTTGGGCGAACGTCGACTTCCCGGCACCCGGGGCTCCGGAGATGAGGACGCCGCGTTGATGTTCGGTAAATCGGTCCCGGAGGGCGTCGGCGCTCTCGTAGTCGTCGAGGTCGGTCTTGACGATGGGGCGGACGGCGGTCACTTCGATGCCGTCCGCGAACGGCGGCTCCGCGACCGCAATCCGCATATCGCGTATCTGGACGATTGTCATCCCCGGCTGCGAAAGCTCGACAAAGCCGTCGGAAACCGTTCGAGCGGTGTCGATAACGTCGTTGGCGAACGACCGCATCTCGGACTCCGAAAGCGGCTCCTCGGCGATGTGTTCGTAGCGCATCTCGCCGACGGTGCCGCGCTTGGCCATGGGCGGAACGTCGGTTTTGAGGTGGACCGACATCGTCTCCTCGTCGAAGTAGGCCTCGACAGCCAGTTCGCCGGCGTCCTCGGTCCGTGGCTCGACGTACTCGACGGGAAGCCCCTTTGCCTCGGCGACCTCGCTTTGGACGACATCGCTTGTCAGCAACGTCGCACCATGTTCGGCCGCGAGGTCGCGGATGAGCGCATCAATCTCGCCCTCGCCCGCATCGCGCTTCTCGATGGCGTCAGGGCGGCGGCCGACGTACTCGATGTCGATGTCACCCGCATCAGCGAGTGCCGCGAGCTGCTGGAGCTCTTCGAGGCCGTCCCAGCCGCTGTCGCGGCCATCGTTGGCCTGTGCCTCCAACTCGCCGACGACCGCCTCCGGGATATAGACGACGTCGACGCCGTCTTCCTCGACGCGTTCCGACACGCGGCCGTCGATGACCGCGCTCGTGTCCGGCAGAATATCCATACTCGCGGGTCGGGTCCGAGGGGGGATAAATACCGTGGTGGGTGCGCCGCCGTCGGCGGCCGGTGATATAAACGCCACCGGGCGAATCGGTCAGACATGGAGAGTCTCGAACTCGCCTCGTTCGTCGGCGAGGAGGACGGTGGCGTCGGCTGTCGGGCCGCCATCGAGAACGGCTTTGCCCCGGAGTTCGCCGTCGTTGGTGAGGGGTCGACCGGCTACTCGGCGGCCGGGGTGACGGATGTCGCAGTTGCACACAAGGGCCGACGCGGGGCGACGCTCGTCGCAACCGGCGATGCCGCTCACGCCAGCGAAGCCGACGCAGCGACAAACGCCATCTATCGAGCTACCGATGCCGTGGCCGTGGTTCGAGAGCTCGATGCACCCGAAACACGGGTGTTCGGCGAGCGGCTCGCCGGTAGCGCCACCGTCACCGAAATCGACGGCGGCGAGGCGTGGAACGTCGTCCCCGACCGCTGTACGGTAACCGTCGACGAGCGGACGGTGCCCGGCGAACGGGCCGCGCTCGAAGCGGCGGCTGTCGACGGCGTCACCCTCGACATCGAGCAAGACCTCCCGCCGATGGCCTGCAGCGACGACGGGTTCGCTGAGACGGCGCTTGCGGCCGCTGACGCCGCCCAGAAGGGCGACGCCGAGGCCGTGACGAAGCCACATGCAACCGACGCCGGCTGGCTTGCGAGTCGCGCGGGGACGGCGTGTGTCGTCTGTGGGGCCGCCGAACCCGGGGAGGCCCACACCGACACCGAAAGCGTCTCGGCGGCAGCCGTCGAGCGCTGTGTCGACATCTATCGCCGGGTTGCCGAAGCGGTCGATGCCGAGGTTTAACTGACAGAGCGAGCAATACTCGCTACGATGGCCGTCGCCGACGCCCCCGTTCCGAAGCTACAGGCCCGCGCCGCCGACTGCGCCGAGCGGCTGCTCGAAGCCGACAGCGTGTTACTGGCCTCTCACATCGACGCCGACGGGCTGACAAGCGCCGCGGTCGCCGCGACCGCGCTCGAACGGGCCGGCCTTCCCTTCGAGGTCGTCTTCGAGAAACAGCTCGACGCCGACGCTCTCGCGGCTCTCGCCGGCCGCGAGTACGAGACGGTGCTGTTTACCGACTTCGGCAGCGGCCAACTCGACATCATCGCCGACCACGAGGCGGCGGGCGATTTCACCCCAGTCATCGCCGACCACCACCAGCCGGCCGAGGCGACGACCGACTACCATCTCAATCCACTGCTGGAAGGCATCGATGGGGCGTCGGAGCTCTCCGGAGCCGGCGCGGCGTACCTGCTGGCGCGTGCGCTGGCGAGCGCCTCCAACGCCGACGAGCGGCTCGACAACCGTGACCTGGCCGCACTCGCGGTCGTGGGCGCTGTCGGTGACATGCAGGCCTCTGGGGGCCAGCTACAGGGAGCCAACGAGGATATCGTCGCCGAGGGGGTCGACGCCGGCGTTCTCACCGAGACGAAAGACCTCGCCGTCTACGGGAAGCAGACGCGACCGCTGCCAAAGCTCCTCGAGTACGCCTCCGACGTGCGGCTGCCGGGCATCACGAACGACGAACGCGGCGCGATCTCCTTTCTCGACGACCTCGACGTTGACTGTCGCGCCGACGGCGACTGGAAGCGGTGGGTCGACCTGACCGACAGCGAGAAACAGACGGTCGCCAGCGGACTGGTACAGTACGCCGTCAACCGCGGCGTCCCGGCGTACAAAATCGAGCGGCTCGTCGGGACGAGCTACGTCCTCAACGAAGAGGAACCGGGGACGGAGCTCCGTGATGCCAGCGAGTTCTCGACGCTGCTGAACGCGACCGCACGCTACGAGCGCGCCGATGTCGGGCTGGCAGTCTGTCTCGGTGACCGCAAAGAGGCCCTCGACCGGGCACGGGAGTTGCTTTCGAACCACCGGCGGAACCTCTCGGAGGGCATCGAATGGGTCGAAGAACACGGCGTCACGAAGACCGACCACCTACAGTGGTTCAACGCCGGCGACGAGATACGGGAGACCATCGTTGGCATCATCGCCGGGATGTCGATGGGGGCCGACGGCGTCTCGCGCGACCGACCTATCATCGCCTTTGCCGAAAAGGGCGACGAGGAAACGAAGGTCTCAGCCCGCGGCACCGGGCCGCTCGTGGGGCGTGGGCTCGATCTCTCGGTCGTGATGGGCGAGGCTGCGCGGGCGGTCGGCGGCGATGGCGGCGGCCACGACGTTGCCGCCGGGGCGACGATACCGGCCGGAAATGAGGCCGAGTTCGTCGACCACGCCGACGAGATTGTCGCCGACCAACTCGGCTAACGCCCGCTGAACAGTCCGCCGGTAGCGTCCGCACGGACGGCTGCTGCTGCGTGTTCGCCGCTCGTTAGACACATCGGGACGCCGATTCCCGGCGACGTGTAGGAGCCAGCATAGAACAGCGAATCGGAGACCGACGACCGAATCGACGGCCGAAGCGGGCCGGTCTGTGAAAGGGTGTGTGCGAGGCCGAGGGCGGTCCCCTGTGGCGCGCCGAACCGTTGGCCGAACTCCGAGACACACGCCGTCCGTTCGAGAACGATGCGGTCCCGGAGGTCGACGCCGGTGTGGGTAGCGATATCGTTGAGGACCTGCTCGCGGAACGTCTCGCGGACCGCCGGGCCGTCGTCGAGACCGGGCGCTATCGGCACCAGCACGACGACCGCCTCGTGGCCGTCGGGAGCCATCGTCGGGTCCGTCGATGACGGGACGTTAATGTAGTAGGCTGGGTCATCCGGCCAGGCTGGCGTCTCGAATATCTGTCGGAAGTGGTCGTCCCAGTCGGTCGGCAACACGAGCGTGTGGTGGTACAGCGGCTCAACGTCGCCTTCGACGCCCAGATACAGCATGAACGCCGACGGCGCGTAGGTCCGGTCCGACCAGTAGTCGTCGCCGTATTCGGCGACGCCGTCCGGCAACAGGTCGCGGTCGACGTGTGCGGGAGCGGCGTTGGCGACGACGGTGTCGGCACGATGCGTGCCGGCGTCAGTACTGACCGTGATTGCGTTGTCTGCGGGGTCGAGACCCGAAACGGGCGTGCCGGTCTCGATGTCGACGCCGAGGTCCCGAGCCAACTCGGCGACGCCATCGACGACGGAAGCGATACCGCCGGTCGGGTGGTAGACGCCGAGATTGAAATCGACGTGGCTCATCAGCGTGTAGATGGCCGGCGTGTTGTGCGGCGCGCCGCCGAGGAAGACCAGCGTATACTGGACGAGCTGTCTGAGCTTCGGGTTCTCGAAGTAGTCGGCGACGTACTCGTCCATCGAGGACAAGAGCGTGAGCCCTCGCACCGCCCGCAGGAGCCGTGGGTCCAGACAGTCCCGGACGCGTGAGCGGTCCTCGTAGACGAACTCGTCGACGCCGACCTCGTAGGCGTGTTCGGCGCTGTCGAGATACGCCCGGAAGGCGTTGCCTGCGCCCGGCTCGTAGCGTTCGAACAGTTCGGCGACCGCCTCGGGGTCGTCCGGCACGTCGACGCGGT from Natronomonas pharaonis DSM 2160 includes the following:
- a CDS encoding PINc/VapC family ATPase, which encodes MDILPDTSAVIDGRVSERVEEDGVDVVYIPEAVVGELEAQANDGRDSGWDGLEELQQLAALADAGDIDIEYVGRRPDAIEKRDAGEGEIDALIRDLAAEHGATLLTSDVVQSEVAEAKGLPVEYVEPRTEDAGELAVEAYFDEETMSVHLKTDVPPMAKRGTVGEMRYEHIAEEPLSESEMRSFANDVIDTARTVSDGFVELSQPGMTIVQIRDMRIAVAEPPFADGIEVTAVRPIVKTDLDDYESADALRDRFTEHQRGVLISGAPGAGKSTFAQAVAEFLDDSGFAVKTMEKPRDLQVGPEITQYTELGGSMENTADSLLMVRPDYTIYDEVRKTSDFETFADMRMAGVGMIGVVHATRAIDALQRLVGRVELGMIPQVVDTVVYIEAGDVDTVYDVKTEVKVPHGLVEEDLARPVIVIEDFETGVPAYEIYTFNRQVVTVPLEGAEDESGGETGVERVAKQEIEREIRSVSHGHVDVEIKGGNTAVVWVEDDDISHVIGKGGGRISQIEDRLGIDIDVRSFSDRSDGRSGSGSSASGSGVAGGETVVPEVTSRHVVIPLDDHHGETVEVRADDEYLFTATVSRGGEIQVSRGSAIAEELEQAIDRGRQIAVVPQ
- a CDS encoding tRNA (guanine(26)-N(2))-dimethyltransferase, yielding MEVSEGSVTVEVPEERHGASEGSGEGVFYNPVQELNRDITAAVLRTVSDDCDEYLDAMAASGIRSVRAAAAGYDVTACDIDDDAVALTRRNLDRNGVDGTVHHRNVNAHMHESAHDVVDLDPFGTPMAFADAAVRSAGEYLCVTATDTAPLCGAHFESGVRSYDAVPRNTEFHAEMGLRVLLSALVRTAARHDIAAEPVLSHVTSHYVRTYLRVDSGARAADALLEHLGYIDHCQRCLWRDHERGRVPDPTTTCPHCGQSTWTAGPVWLGPAHDAAFVDDVAGAIPDSFGTADKARDLLSTVATELHQPTHYDQHKLYKRWNEPNIAMDDFLAALRAAGHEASRTHYGGTTFKTDADVADIRNAVE
- a CDS encoding phytoene desaturase family protein, translated to MPATDTTQHARCPLDGQSATVVGGGFGGLAAACHLAADGAEVRLLEQHDRLGGVAGRIETDGFRIDTGPSWYLMPGAFERFFGHFDREPSAFYDLERLDPHYRVFWKDGDRVDVPDDPEAVAELFERYEPGAGNAFRAYLDSAEHAYEVGVDEFVYEDRSRVRDCLDPRLLRAVRGLTLLSSMDEYVADYFENPKLRQLVQYTLVFLGGAPHNTPAIYTLMSHVDFNLGVYHPTGGIASVVDGVAELARDLGVDIETGTPVSGLDPADNAITVSTDAGTHRADTVVANAAPAHVDRDLLPDGVAEYGDDYWSDRTYAPSAFMLYLGVEGDVEPLYHHTLVLPTDWDDHFRQIFETPAWPDDPAYYINVPSSTDPTMAPDGHEAVVVLVPIAPGLDDGPAVRETFREQVLNDIATHTGVDLRDRIVLERTACVSEFGQRFGAPQGTALGLAHTLSQTGPLRPSIRSSVSDSLFYAGSYTSPGIGVPMCLTSGEHAAAAVRADATGGLFSGR
- a CDS encoding DHH family phosphoesterase, with product MAVADAPVPKLQARAADCAERLLEADSVLLASHIDADGLTSAAVAATALERAGLPFEVVFEKQLDADALAALAGREYETVLFTDFGSGQLDIIADHEAAGDFTPVIADHHQPAEATTDYHLNPLLEGIDGASELSGAGAAYLLARALASASNADERLDNRDLAALAVVGAVGDMQASGGQLQGANEDIVAEGVDAGVLTETKDLAVYGKQTRPLPKLLEYASDVRLPGITNDERGAISFLDDLDVDCRADGDWKRWVDLTDSEKQTVASGLVQYAVNRGVPAYKIERLVGTSYVLNEEEPGTELRDASEFSTLLNATARYERADVGLAVCLGDRKEALDRARELLSNHRRNLSEGIEWVEEHGVTKTDHLQWFNAGDEIRETIVGIIAGMSMGADGVSRDRPIIAFAEKGDEETKVSARGTGPLVGRGLDLSVVMGEAARAVGGDGGGHDVAAGATIPAGNEAEFVDHADEIVADQLG
- a CDS encoding YihY/virulence factor BrkB family protein — protein: MKRHVDRTVAVTRGVVDGARSDRITFLAASLAYYGLVSLVPLLVLALVAASVVGEGQLIEALVVAVGDALGEQAGDVLGDALTGAAGRGGATLLGLAVFLWSGLKLFRGLDIAFSEVYGTAGPESLLSGIRNAVVTLGAVGLGVTATVAAGAAIAVLGVDAAVEGVALVGTLGLFVALTVAFLPLYYFLPGTDVSLSEAVPGAAFAAIGWTALQTGFRIYAGATDAYAAYGILGGVLLLVTFLYLGALVLLLGAVLNAVLAGRSPPSDPDSMTAAAGAAAPAAGRPPAPSADTTVPASAVTARSDTMTRDRPDDDASNEELREEIERLYDELDRFEERIEDRTVHRETLESDLRRYVRRRVRRGKARGWGPYLVLLYGTAMTLGAFYWLAGGWAVLAMVVIWLSTLGLYALMLIVGTTLTAAGLPGRLLDRVRDR